One window from the genome of Sphingomonas crocodyli encodes:
- a CDS encoding LLM class flavin-dependent oxidoreductase, protein MRFWHFTEQSYHPAWDKTTDPLRIVPPSSMMDREVVADLFHRYLDEYRLADELGFDIMVNEHHASMTCMSSVPAIPMAVLARETKKARLLCLGVPMANRMDPLRVAEELAMIDMISRGRLEFGFVKGSGWELYISNSNPARMMERFWEAHDLILKAWATRDGPFSWEGKHFHYRTVNVIPGIWQHPHPPMWMPGSSAMSAKIVAQKGYTLASFLCGHQAKATFAGYRKVYEETWGRECPLDRLAYLGMAVTADNQAEAERRAHALYAYWSTVPRSPAGTFNPAGYAPVEANAQAYLAGPAKQMSMGLMPDGKPLPAKPTLDELAEAGLLFWGKPDQVVRQIQRFADQVGGLGHFLMMGQGAYLDHKETADSLKLLAKEVYPAFKDSAPSPEPIAAE, encoded by the coding sequence GATCCGCTTCGCATCGTGCCGCCGAGTTCGATGATGGACCGTGAGGTGGTGGCCGACCTGTTCCACCGCTATCTCGACGAATATCGGCTGGCGGACGAACTCGGTTTCGACATCATGGTCAACGAGCATCATGCGTCGATGACGTGCATGTCCTCCGTCCCTGCCATCCCGATGGCGGTGCTGGCGCGCGAGACGAAGAAGGCGCGGCTGCTGTGCCTGGGCGTGCCGATGGCGAACCGGATGGATCCGCTGCGCGTCGCCGAGGAGCTGGCGATGATCGACATGATCTCACGCGGGCGGCTGGAGTTCGGTTTCGTCAAGGGATCGGGCTGGGAACTCTATATCTCCAATTCGAACCCCGCGCGGATGATGGAGCGTTTCTGGGAAGCGCACGACCTGATCCTGAAGGCGTGGGCAACGCGCGACGGCCCCTTCAGCTGGGAGGGGAAGCATTTCCACTATCGCACCGTCAACGTGATCCCCGGCATCTGGCAGCACCCGCACCCGCCGATGTGGATGCCGGGCAGCAGCGCGATGTCGGCGAAGATCGTCGCGCAGAAGGGCTATACGCTCGCATCGTTCCTGTGCGGACATCAGGCGAAGGCGACCTTCGCGGGCTATCGCAAGGTCTATGAGGAGACGTGGGGGCGCGAATGCCCGCTCGATCGGCTGGCCTATCTGGGCATGGCGGTGACGGCGGACAATCAGGCCGAGGCGGAGCGGCGCGCGCACGCGCTCTATGCTTATTGGTCGACGGTGCCGCGTTCGCCGGCGGGGACGTTCAACCCGGCGGGCTATGCGCCGGTCGAGGCGAATGCGCAGGCCTATCTGGCGGGGCCGGCGAAGCAGATGTCGATGGGGCTGATGCCCGACGGCAAGCCGCTGCCCGCCAAGCCGACGCTGGACGAACTAGCCGAAGCGGGCCTTCTGTTCTGGGGCAAGCCCGATCAGGTGGTGCGCCAGATCCAGCGTTTCGCCGATCAGGTCGGCGGCCTCGGACACTTCCTGATGATGGGCCAGGGCGCCTATCTGGATCACAAGGAGACGGCGGACAGCCTGAAGCTGCTGGCGAAGGAGGTCTATCCCGCGTTCAAGGACAGCGCGCCCAGCCCGGAGCCGATCGCGGCGGAGTAA